CCCTTAACGTCCCATTCAGCCGTTTCCGGCTTCTCACTATCGTAGTGAGAAGCCGGGGTCGTTAAACGCGGTTAGCCAAAATAACGCGGTTAGCCAAAATAATGTTACATCAGATTCTGACCGCTGGCACCGGTTCACCCAGCAGCCGTCCCATCGCGCCCTGTAATCCCATCTCCTGAAGCACTTTCAGCTCACCTGCGGTTTCAACACGTTCGGCGATAAGTGGCAGGGCAATACTGTTGGTGGCGCGATACAGCGCTTCGATAAACATTTGTTTATCGTCCTCCTGATCGATATTGCGGATGTAGCTGCCATCGACTTTCAGGTAAGCCAGACCCCATTGCGATAGGTTGCCGATCATATTAAAGCGCCCGCCAAAATGCTGTAGCCCCAGCGCACAGCCATGTTCATTCAGCAGCTTGATTAAGGCTTCCAACTGTGAGCTGTCTGGCAATTGGTTCTCATCCAGCTCCAGAATCAGTCGGCTGGCGACGTCAGGCTGATGCTTCAATGGGGCAAGCAGATCGGCGAGCAGATGAAGATTCAGAACCGTGGTGCCGGACAGGCTCAGCGCCAGATTGCCGTCGTGCTGGCGAAGATAGTCCAGCACTTCACGCAGCATCGTTTGATCCAGACGCGTATCCCAGCCAAAGCGTTGGATCCACGGCAGGAAGCGGCCTGCTGCGATACTGTTTCCTTGCTCATCCTGAATGCGCGCCAGTACCTTATGATGCAGCACCTGGCTGGGATCGTCACAGGCGACGACTGGTTGCAGGAAAAGCTGCAAGCGTTCCTGTTCCAAAATGGGATCGAGCAGGTTAAACCATCTATGGCGATCGGTTTCGACCTGTTCGGCACTGGCGGACGGTATGTCGTGAGGCGCGGTGCTATCGGTATTGCTTTCGGCTCGCGTGAGCACTTGATCGCCCTGAATAAACAGGGATTGCGCGGTGTCTCCGGTGCGGAAAGGCACCATGCCGAATTGGGCGACAGGGGAGACATCGGTTTCGCCTGTTAGATACAACGTTTCGATGTTGCGCGTCAGTTCGCCAATCAGCGCATAGGCTTCTTTATCGACCAGCCCTGGGCAGAACAGCGCAAATTCCCCACCGCGGATGCGTGCCAGAAGGCTCTCCGCATTCGTATGCTGCTTTTGCGTGTTACGCAGGATATGCCCGACAGAGGCTAATAGTGCATCGGTACGCTGGCCGCCCTGCCGCTGATTCATCCCCGCCAGATCCTGAACGCGAATCATGATAAGAAAACCGGGGGCGGTTTCTTCATCGGCGAGTTTATCGTTGAACTGCATGTCAAACGCGCGACGGTTATTCAATCCGGTTTGAGGATCCTGATAGGCTTCCTGACGTAAGCGCTCGCTCCGCTCCGCTTCCTCTTCGAACAGCGTTTTGAGCTTGCTGACCATCAGGTTCATCGCCTGTGCGACGCGGCGAAATTCGGGCGTATTGGGTAAATCTGGCTGGCTAAGGAATTCACGACGGGTAATCGCCAGCGACTGGTCGACGATATAATCGAGCGGACGTAGCTGGCGGCGCAGGAACAGCGCACCGAGGAACACGCCCAGCGTGCCACAGCCGAGCAGCCACAGGAAGGTGGCCGTGCTGCTGCGCCACAAACGGGTGACTGCGAACATCGGATGGCTGACGACTTCCACTTTTGCCGCCTGTTCCCAGCCGCGCATCACGATAGCTTCGCCCGCGCCGGGTTGCAGGTTCACCAACCGGACAAACCAGCGCGGGACGTCAGGGATATCCGGCGAGGCGGTACGTTCCAGCGTGACGTTGCCGGTTTTTAAATCCCGCACGCGAATACTGGAAAAATAGCCGCTGTCGAAAATCGAGCTGACCATCAGCTCTACCATCGCCGGATCATCAATATTTGGCGTCAGGGAAAGCCCCAATGCGGTGGCAGCATCCTGCGCGTGAGAGTGAAGCTGGTTATTGTACTGTTCACGCGAATTTTCCAGGCTGACGAAAAAACTCCCGCTGAAAATAATTAGCACAAACAGGCAGATGGCTATCAGTAGTTGTTTGTATAGAGACATAGCCTACCTTTACTCCTCAATTGAAAACCCTTCGGCACGCATTTTGGTTAATACATCCTGCCAGCGTGAAAGTCGTTTACTGTCGCCGACGCGTTTGTTGCTGCCGCTGGCACTCGGCAACCAGAGGCCTCCGCCATTAAAGGCGTACACCGGAACTAAATCAGTGCGCTCTGTCGCGGGTTGGATCTTGTCGGTCAGATTATCCAGCACCAGCGGAATCGAGGTTGGCGTGGGATAATAGGTCACTACCATATGCGCTTTATTCAGACGCAGGGCTTTAACATAGGTAATGCGTAATTTGTCCGCTGAGACGCCTAAATGGCGCAGCGTAAAATACTTGGCAAGCGCATAATCTTCGCAGTCTCCTGCACCTTTGCGCAGCGCTTCAATCGGCGTAGCCCAGTAATCTTCCTGATTCCAGACGACAATATCATCGCGAAACAGCATACGGTCATTGAAAAATTGGTTCACGCTACTCAGCAGCGCCTTTTCCTCTTTGTTGAGGGAATTGGCCAACAGCGTCTGCCATTCATCTATTCGGCGGCGA
This genomic interval from Pectobacterium aquaticum contains the following:
- the lapD gene encoding cyclic di-GMP receptor LapD; the protein is MSLYKQLLIAICLFVLIIFSGSFFVSLENSREQYNNQLHSHAQDAATALGLSLTPNIDDPAMVELMVSSIFDSGYFSSIRVRDLKTGNVTLERTASPDIPDVPRWFVRLVNLQPGAGEAIVMRGWEQAAKVEVVSHPMFAVTRLWRSSTATFLWLLGCGTLGVFLGALFLRRQLRPLDYIVDQSLAITRREFLSQPDLPNTPEFRRVAQAMNLMVSKLKTLFEEEAERSERLRQEAYQDPQTGLNNRRAFDMQFNDKLADEETAPGFLIMIRVQDLAGMNQRQGGQRTDALLASVGHILRNTQKQHTNAESLLARIRGGEFALFCPGLVDKEAYALIGELTRNIETLYLTGETDVSPVAQFGMVPFRTGDTAQSLFIQGDQVLTRAESNTDSTAPHDIPSASAEQVETDRHRWFNLLDPILEQERLQLFLQPVVACDDPSQVLHHKVLARIQDEQGNSIAAGRFLPWIQRFGWDTRLDQTMLREVLDYLRQHDGNLALSLSGTTVLNLHLLADLLAPLKHQPDVASRLILELDENQLPDSSQLEALIKLLNEHGCALGLQHFGGRFNMIGNLSQWGLAYLKVDGSYIRNIDQEDDKQMFIEALYRATNSIALPLIAERVETAGELKVLQEMGLQGAMGRLLGEPVPAVRI
- the lapG gene encoding cysteine protease LapG — protein: MRLPGFRLSSYTLFFISCLLFLLAGSLRADWDFITINQRTEQLYGPATPDARRRIDEWQTLLANSLNKEEKALLSSVNQFFNDRMLFRDDIVVWNQEDYWATPIEALRKGAGDCEDYALAKYFTLRHLGVSADKLRITYVKALRLNKAHMVVTYYPTPTSIPLVLDNLTDKIQPATERTDLVPVYAFNGGGLWLPSASGSNKRVGDSKRLSRWQDVLTKMRAEGFSIEE